The Roseococcus microcysteis genome contains a region encoding:
- a CDS encoding DUF6950 family protein, whose protein sequence is MRHPEWPTRLAALLSAAQTRPFDAPRWNCARFAMAAVEAVTGERPRVRVLPDLAASADSAGFPQIPPVFARMGDVVLAPDPDRLGVVVDAGRAAFVGPRGLTRLPITDCTTAWRIG, encoded by the coding sequence ATGCGCCATCCCGAGTGGCCGACGCGGCTGGCAGCCCTGCTGTCAGCGGCGCAGACGCGCCCGTTCGACGCACCTCGCTGGAACTGCGCGCGCTTCGCCATGGCGGCGGTGGAGGCGGTGACCGGGGAGCGGCCCCGCGTCCGCGTGCTGCCGGACCTCGCCGCCTCCGCGGATAGCGCGGGCTTCCCGCAGATCCCGCCCGTCTTTGCCCGCATGGGCGATGTCGTACTCGCCCCTGATCCGGATCGGCTCGGTGTGGTGGTGGACGCAGGGCGGGCCGCCTTCGTCGGGCCCCGCGGCCTCACCCGCCTCCCGATCACCGACTGCACCACCGCCTGGAGGATTGGCTGA
- a CDS encoding head-tail joining protein, with protein sequence MTAFDAALAVLAADPNLGTNATYRAAGTGAGIPLRVLRSSPDRVADGFGTGILQATDILTVPLAALPTIEPGDSFTLGADVLTVDSAERDAAGVAWRVLCRR encoded by the coding sequence ATGACGGCGTTCGACGCGGCGCTGGCCGTGCTGGCCGCGGATCCCAACCTCGGCACCAACGCCACCTATCGAGCCGCGGGCACCGGTGCGGGGATCCCGCTCCGCGTGCTGCGCTCCAGCCCCGACCGCGTGGCGGACGGCTTTGGCACCGGCATCCTCCAGGCCACCGACATCCTCACCGTGCCCCTGGCCGCGCTGCCCACCATCGAGCCCGGCGACAGCTTCACCCTCGGCGCCGATGTGCTGACGGTGGACAGCGCCGAGCGCGATGCCGCGGGTGTCGCCTGGCGCGTCCTCTGCCGGCGATAG
- a CDS encoding DUF2190 family protein, which yields MRSYVQPGDSLALAVPYAGGVTSGQGVLVGALFGVAAVDGVQNAVIECQTKGVFDITKQPALAITAGARLFWDDTNRRLTTTATGNFQVGIAAVAALAADTTVRAVLLRAPASGA from the coding sequence ATGCGCAGCTATGTGCAGCCCGGCGACAGCCTGGCTCTCGCCGTCCCCTATGCCGGCGGCGTCACCTCCGGCCAGGGCGTCCTGGTCGGCGCGCTCTTCGGCGTGGCCGCCGTCGATGGCGTGCAGAACGCCGTCATCGAATGCCAGACCAAGGGCGTCTTTGACATCACCAAGCAGCCGGCGCTGGCCATCACCGCCGGTGCGCGCCTCTTCTGGGACGACACCAACCGACGCCTCACCACCACCGCAACCGGCAATTTCCAGGTGGGCATCGCCGCGGTGGCAGCGCTCGCCGCCGACACGACCGTCCGCGCCGTGCTGCTGCGCGCCCCGGCGTCCGGCGCATGA
- a CDS encoding GIY-YIG nuclease family protein, which produces MAFPSTKPNPLASIFAGLPPPSVPLGHVWGDDGAEYRYRFAIYDIHVCPSASNAVYIFAGLQGRTYVPLYVGRAEALSRRLLGHERRDEAIRRGARYLLVHVPGVSDPVGYTEAERRLIRHYAPMLNEQHNPLVALLAR; this is translated from the coding sequence ATGGCGTTCCCTTCGACCAAGCCCAATCCCCTCGCCTCGATCTTTGCCGGCCTGCCGCCACCCTCGGTGCCGCTCGGCCATGTCTGGGGCGACGACGGCGCTGAGTATCGCTACCGATTTGCGATCTACGACATCCACGTATGCCCATCGGCGTCGAATGCGGTCTACATCTTCGCCGGGCTTCAGGGGCGTACCTACGTCCCCCTCTACGTGGGCCGCGCTGAAGCTCTCAGTCGGCGCCTTCTCGGTCACGAACGACGCGACGAGGCGATCCGTCGCGGTGCCCGCTACCTTCTTGTGCACGTCCCAGGTGTCAGTGATCCGGTCGGCTACACCGAAGCCGAGCGGCGCCTGATCCGCCATTACGCGCCGATGCTCAACGAGCAGCATAACCCCCTTGTCGCGCTGCTCGCGCGCTGA
- a CDS encoding PIN domain-containing protein: MRIIISDTSALIDLRKGALLEALLRLPYEIQVPDLLYEDELLSIPATEKRALVRQGLRVIGLSGALIDRAVALERENPALRLYDCSAWALAETTQDCILLTGDGRLRAAAGTAIEVHGVLWAFDEVHRHRTADPVVLHAALFTWSEDATVWLPDSEIRARQRRLGGRV, encoded by the coding sequence ATGCGGATCATCATCAGTGACACGAGCGCCCTGATCGACCTGCGCAAGGGGGCGCTCCTCGAGGCGCTGCTGCGGCTGCCCTATGAGATCCAGGTCCCTGATCTGCTGTACGAGGACGAGCTCCTCAGCATCCCAGCGACCGAGAAGCGGGCACTGGTCCGGCAGGGCCTACGCGTGATCGGGCTGAGCGGCGCACTGATCGACCGCGCAGTCGCTCTTGAACGTGAGAACCCGGCGCTGCGGCTGTATGACTGCTCCGCCTGGGCGCTGGCTGAGACGACGCAGGACTGCATCCTGCTCACAGGCGACGGCCGGTTGCGCGCAGCGGCGGGCACAGCCATTGAGGTTCACGGCGTGCTCTGGGCGTTCGATGAAGTCCATCGCCATCGCACCGCAGATCCTGTCGTGTTGCACGCGGCGCTTTTCACCTGGAGCGAGGACGCAACGGTCTGGCTTCCCGATAGCGAAATTCGGGCACGGCAGCGCCGACTTGGTGGGCGCGTGTAA
- a CDS encoding DUF6441 family protein — protein MRLSAIVGDLRKALAEEVRAGERAASRAVSEETDALKRELRQQVTGSLGGKARGIANAWRAQVFPRSGVSLRAAGVVWSKTPLVIDAFDRGALIRPKGGGKFLAIATGFNAARGWRGRGDKGLRVTPAQMVASGQAFLRPFKSGRGFVWCLPLRQGQGTGRQRRTRLIAGGVAEVGTANRKGREAWARGLLEQGMVPMFLLLPQVLLRKRLDVRGASLRALRRLPRRFVAAWGAETGRGQ, from the coding sequence ATGCGCCTCTCCGCCATCGTCGGCGACCTCCGCAAGGCACTGGCCGAGGAGGTCCGCGCCGGCGAGCGCGCCGCCTCTCGCGCCGTCAGCGAGGAAACCGACGCGCTCAAGCGCGAACTGCGCCAGCAGGTCACCGGCTCCCTCGGCGGCAAGGCGCGCGGCATCGCCAATGCCTGGCGCGCGCAGGTCTTTCCCCGCAGCGGCGTGTCGCTGCGCGCCGCCGGCGTGGTGTGGAGCAAGACCCCGCTGGTGATCGACGCCTTCGACCGGGGCGCGCTGATCCGCCCCAAGGGCGGCGGCAAGTTCCTGGCCATCGCCACCGGCTTCAATGCCGCCCGCGGCTGGCGCGGGCGCGGCGACAAGGGGCTGCGGGTCACGCCGGCGCAGATGGTCGCCTCGGGCCAGGCTTTCCTCCGGCCGTTCAAATCGGGCCGGGGCTTCGTCTGGTGCCTGCCGCTGCGGCAGGGACAGGGCACCGGGCGGCAGCGGCGCACCCGTCTGATCGCCGGTGGCGTGGCCGAGGTCGGCACCGCCAACCGCAAGGGGCGTGAGGCCTGGGCGCGCGGCCTGCTCGAACAGGGAATGGTGCCGATGTTTCTCCTCCTGCCGCAGGTGCTGCTGCGCAAGCGGCTCGACGTCCGCGGTGCCTCGCTGCGCGCACTGCGCCGCCTGCCGCGGCGCTTTGTGGCGGCGTGGGGTGCCGAGACAGGACGCGGGCAGTGA
- a CDS encoding structural protein: MSGDPKAARGYRNRNPGNIEHVPANKWLGLADPPSDGRFCRFHSHQHGIRALALLLQSYQDRHGLRTVRGIVARWAPSTENNTRAYQDAVAKRLAVGLDDPIDLHDAATLRGMVESIIRHELGGQPYAAEVIAEGLRMAGLVEPGIARTGTVRAAASTAAAGLTAAVVIETVTALAPHADGLASVARALGPWGVALAVTGAAAWAVLQRLQRQREIAP, from the coding sequence ATGAGCGGGGATCCCAAGGCCGCGCGGGGCTATCGCAACCGCAACCCCGGCAACATCGAGCATGTGCCGGCCAACAAATGGCTCGGCCTGGCCGATCCACCCTCGGATGGGCGCTTCTGCCGGTTCCACTCGCACCAGCACGGCATCCGCGCGCTCGCCCTGCTGCTGCAGAGCTACCAGGATCGGCATGGCCTGCGGACCGTGCGCGGCATCGTCGCGCGCTGGGCACCCAGCACCGAGAACAACACCCGCGCCTATCAGGACGCGGTGGCCAAGCGCCTGGCGGTGGGGCTCGATGATCCCATCGACCTGCACGACGCCGCCACGCTGCGGGGCATGGTCGAGAGCATCATCCGCCATGAGCTCGGCGGCCAGCCCTATGCGGCGGAGGTGATCGCCGAGGGGCTGCGCATGGCCGGGCTGGTGGAGCCCGGCATCGCCCGCACCGGCACCGTCCGCGCGGCTGCCAGTACGGCTGCGGCCGGCCTGACGGCGGCGGTTGTGATCGAGACCGTGACCGCGCTCGCCCCGCATGCCGACGGCCTGGCCTCCGTGGCCCGTGCCCTCGGCCCCTGGGGCGTGGCGCTGGCCGTCACGGGTGCGGCGGCCTGGGCCGTCCTTCAGCGCCTGCAGCGTCAGCGGGAGATCGCGCCATGA
- a CDS encoding prohead protease/major capsid protein fusion protein: MACRALAAPVTVNRAARTVEVVWSTGARARNFVPPLGPIIEELDMRPEAVRMGTLRSGRAPVLDTHRRAGTRDVLGRVTAARLEAGRGFATLQFSGADDVEPVWQRVADGTLQSVSVGYRVHRYEPRPDAATGQTIHRAVDWEPYEISIVPVPVDAAAVVRGEGDQGTPATAIEPALTIPEEPPMPETTPASPDPAPAPPAPPTIPHQEVPVTTPPASTPPTTPPEPTRTAPPAPDLDAIRAEAERATVERIAGYEPVLAAARGLLSDARVDELRQVAIRDRLSPEVLRGRLWDAYTSGAARPSLPARPDTGPSNEDPSQILDAMAEALAARTMPGYQAPSTGPGAGRHTEFLGWRPSDMIGELLRVRGERVIPRNPTVLAERAFHTTSDFPALLSAAANKMLLAAYAPAAPTYRTLFLRRDFRDFKPHRHLRVGDFPTLLPLSENGEVQAGTMSESQELVFLQTFARRIRVTRQMLVNDDLGAFTDFASMIGRRVADFENATAYQLLNAANGDGPTLITGAAAVFGTAAARANKAGAGTALDLPNLALGRAAVMRQKTLDGLPIAVGAQMRLLVGPNQELAARQLTVSVAATQTSNANVYAGFVQPLVEPLIPSNRWYLFSDPMAAPVYVYGYLNGAEGPQVTTGNVQGVDGVEVSVIFDFGVGAIDWRGAWFNPGT, translated from the coding sequence GTGGCTTGCCGCGCCCTGGCGGCCCCTGTCACCGTCAACCGCGCTGCCCGCACTGTCGAGGTGGTCTGGAGCACTGGCGCCCGGGCCCGCAACTTCGTCCCGCCGCTCGGCCCCATCATCGAGGAATTGGACATGCGGCCCGAGGCGGTGCGCATGGGCACGCTGCGCTCCGGTCGTGCCCCGGTGCTGGACACCCACCGCCGAGCTGGCACGCGCGACGTGCTGGGCCGCGTCACCGCCGCCCGGCTCGAGGCCGGTCGGGGCTTTGCCACGCTGCAATTCAGCGGCGCCGATGACGTCGAACCCGTCTGGCAGCGGGTCGCCGACGGCACGCTGCAGTCCGTCAGCGTCGGCTATCGCGTGCATCGCTACGAGCCCCGGCCTGACGCCGCCACCGGCCAGACCATCCACCGCGCGGTGGATTGGGAGCCCTACGAGATCTCGATCGTGCCCGTCCCGGTGGACGCGGCCGCTGTCGTGCGTGGCGAGGGGGACCAGGGCACCCCGGCCACCGCCATCGAACCCGCCCTGACCATCCCCGAGGAACCACCCATGCCCGAGACGACGCCGGCTTCGCCGGATCCCGCGCCGGCGCCGCCCGCGCCGCCCACCATCCCGCACCAGGAGGTCCCCGTGACCACGCCGCCCGCCAGCACCCCGCCCACCACGCCGCCCGAGCCCACTCGCACCGCACCGCCGGCCCCCGACCTCGATGCCATCCGTGCCGAGGCCGAGCGCGCCACGGTGGAGCGTATCGCCGGCTATGAGCCGGTGCTCGCCGCCGCCCGTGGCCTGCTGTCCGATGCCCGGGTGGACGAGCTTCGCCAGGTGGCCATTCGTGACCGCCTCTCGCCTGAGGTGCTGCGCGGTCGCCTGTGGGACGCCTACACCAGCGGAGCCGCCCGTCCCTCCCTGCCGGCGCGCCCCGACACGGGCCCGTCCAACGAGGACCCGTCGCAGATCCTCGACGCCATGGCCGAGGCGCTCGCCGCCCGCACCATGCCGGGCTACCAGGCGCCAAGCACCGGCCCCGGCGCCGGTCGCCACACCGAATTTCTCGGCTGGCGCCCCTCGGACATGATCGGCGAGCTGCTGCGGGTCCGGGGGGAGCGGGTGATCCCGCGCAACCCCACCGTCCTGGCCGAGCGCGCCTTCCACACCACCAGCGACTTCCCCGCGCTGCTCTCCGCCGCGGCCAACAAGATGCTGCTGGCGGCCTATGCACCCGCGGCGCCGACCTACCGGACGCTGTTCCTCCGCCGCGATTTCCGGGACTTCAAGCCGCACCGGCACCTGCGTGTCGGCGACTTCCCGACGTTGCTGCCGCTGTCGGAGAATGGCGAGGTCCAGGCTGGAACCATGTCGGAAAGCCAGGAGCTGGTCTTCCTGCAGACCTTCGCCCGGCGCATCCGCGTGACCCGGCAGATGCTGGTGAACGACGATCTCGGCGCCTTCACCGACTTCGCATCCATGATCGGCCGGCGCGTCGCCGACTTCGAGAACGCGACCGCCTACCAGCTGCTGAACGCGGCCAATGGCGATGGTCCGACGCTCATCACCGGCGCGGCCGCGGTTTTCGGGACGGCGGCGGCGCGGGCCAACAAGGCGGGGGCCGGCACGGCGCTTGACCTGCCCAACCTGGCGCTGGGCCGTGCCGCGGTCATGCGCCAGAAGACCCTCGACGGTCTGCCCATCGCCGTCGGCGCCCAGATGCGCCTGCTGGTGGGACCGAACCAGGAGCTCGCCGCACGGCAGCTGACGGTGAGTGTGGCCGCGACGCAGACCAGCAACGCCAATGTCTACGCCGGTTTCGTGCAGCCGCTGGTGGAGCCGCTGATTCCGTCCAACCGCTGGTACCTGTTCTCGGACCCGATGGCGGCCCCGGTCTACGTCTACGGCTACCTCAACGGCGCCGAGGGGCCGCAGGTCACCACCGGCAATGTCCAGGGCGTCGACGGCGTCGAGGTCAGCGTGATCTTCGACTTCGGCGTGGGCGCCATCGACTGGCGCGGCGCCTGGTTCAACCCGGGCACCTGA
- a CDS encoding phage tail tube protein has translation MPRAIGANSRLLMIPEVTYGTAPGGNWRRVPFLSSSLGAEQPLLDADVIGLGGNRDPAAPFLDTVTVAGDVVVPIDLVNTGHWLRLLLGAPTTTGTSPNFIHSFASGAATLPSQAIETGYPDVPSYDVCAGVRADTLEIDFSPTGAATATIKLVAQGSVRSGASSGGSPITAAYTAFNKAQGSITRSGSALAQVTGARLSYSNSIETVRTIRADRRIEGADPGVSRATGQITARFENTTLLTQAQNGTAAEFAFAYTIDGNRSLTITLHEVYLALAKTPIEGPAGVEASFDFRAAFNATATRMMTVVLRNQQAGTEYA, from the coding sequence ATGCCCCGTGCCATCGGCGCGAATTCGCGCCTGCTCATGATCCCGGAGGTCACCTACGGCACCGCCCCGGGCGGCAACTGGCGCCGTGTGCCCTTCCTCTCCAGCAGCCTCGGCGCCGAGCAGCCGCTGCTGGACGCCGATGTCATCGGCCTTGGCGGCAACCGCGATCCCGCCGCGCCCTTCCTCGACACCGTCACCGTCGCCGGCGATGTCGTGGTGCCGATTGACCTGGTGAACACCGGCCACTGGCTACGGCTGCTGCTTGGCGCGCCGACCACCACCGGCACCAGCCCGAACTTCATCCACAGCTTTGCTTCTGGCGCGGCGACGCTGCCGTCCCAGGCGATCGAGACGGGTTATCCGGACGTGCCCAGCTACGACGTCTGCGCCGGCGTGCGCGCCGACACGCTGGAGATCGACTTCTCGCCGACGGGCGCGGCCACGGCCACCATCAAGCTGGTGGCGCAGGGCTCGGTGCGGTCAGGCGCAAGCTCGGGCGGCTCTCCCATCACCGCTGCCTATACGGCCTTCAACAAGGCCCAAGGGTCCATTACGCGGAGCGGGTCGGCGTTGGCGCAGGTGACCGGGGCGCGGCTGTCCTACTCCAACAGCATCGAGACGGTGCGGACCATCCGCGCCGATCGCAGGATTGAGGGCGCCGATCCTGGTGTCTCCCGCGCCACGGGCCAGATCACCGCGCGGTTCGAGAACACCACGCTGCTGACGCAGGCGCAGAACGGCACGGCGGCGGAGTTCGCCTTTGCCTACACCATCGATGGGAACCGCAGCCTGACCATCACACTGCATGAGGTTTACCTGGCGCTGGCCAAGACGCCGATCGAGGGGCCAGCCGGCGTTGAGGCCAGCTTCGATTTCCGCGCCGCGTTCAACGCCACGGCGACGCGTATGATGACGGTGGTGCTGCGGAACCAGCAGGCGGGAACGGAGTATGCGTAA
- a CDS encoding helix-turn-helix domain-containing protein, with the protein MFGDRLRLARKRTGMSLRALEDAVCGKVTAQALSKYERGEMTPSSDVLLALSRALKVSVPYLLAVEDAKLGEVDFRTRASTSAKDRARVEAAVLEWVERYLQLERILGLDSASWSAPFNVLRGVKSVDKAEELANEVRGQWKLGLDPIPNLTELLEEKGLKVLLEDLPDSVSGFTCLVQRPGGLEPVPVIVANRSKSLERRRLTLAHELAHRVIDPAGFSEKEEEQAMTRFASALLMPRDHLVREIGARRHLVSYRELIDLKRIYRVSGAALLVRLRDIGVIDQASLTYAFQTVARSWRSQEPEQLEPADERGEREKPRRLRRLCMRAVAEKLISLPKAADLLREPVSQVEAELKGPQAVDADHHQ; encoded by the coding sequence ATGTTCGGTGACCGCTTGCGCCTTGCACGGAAACGGACCGGCATGTCGCTGCGCGCGCTTGAGGATGCGGTCTGCGGAAAGGTCACCGCGCAGGCGCTGAGCAAGTACGAGCGCGGTGAAATGACTCCGAGCTCGGATGTGTTGCTCGCGCTCAGCCGGGCACTGAAGGTGTCGGTGCCCTACCTGCTGGCCGTGGAGGATGCGAAGCTCGGTGAGGTGGACTTCCGCACCCGCGCGAGCACCTCTGCGAAGGACCGCGCCCGCGTCGAGGCCGCGGTGCTGGAGTGGGTGGAGCGTTACCTCCAGCTAGAACGCATCCTGGGCCTCGACAGTGCGTCCTGGTCAGCGCCGTTCAACGTGCTACGGGGCGTGAAGTCGGTCGACAAGGCAGAGGAACTCGCAAACGAGGTTCGGGGGCAGTGGAAGCTGGGCCTCGATCCGATCCCAAATCTGACCGAGCTTCTCGAAGAGAAGGGGCTGAAGGTCCTGCTTGAGGATCTGCCGGATTCCGTCTCCGGCTTCACCTGTCTGGTACAGCGTCCAGGCGGACTAGAGCCAGTGCCCGTGATCGTAGCGAACCGGAGCAAGTCGCTTGAGCGACGGCGCCTGACCCTTGCACACGAACTCGCGCATCGCGTCATCGATCCTGCCGGCTTCTCCGAAAAGGAGGAGGAGCAGGCGATGACCCGTTTCGCCAGCGCGCTACTCATGCCGCGTGACCACCTCGTCCGTGAGATCGGCGCGCGGCGGCACCTGGTTAGCTATCGTGAGCTCATCGACTTGAAGCGCATCTACCGCGTCAGCGGCGCTGCCCTACTCGTGCGCCTCCGGGACATCGGCGTCATCGATCAGGCGAGCCTCACCTACGCCTTCCAGACCGTCGCGCGCAGCTGGCGTTCGCAGGAGCCGGAGCAACTTGAACCAGCGGACGAGCGCGGCGAGCGCGAAAAGCCGCGCCGACTGCGACGGCTCTGCATGCGGGCTGTGGCGGAGAAGCTTATTTCGCTTCCGAAGGCGGCCGATCTGCTACGCGAGCCAGTGTCCCAGGTCGAAGCGGAGCTGAAGGGGCCGCAGGCGGTCGATGCGGATCATCATCAGTGA
- a CDS encoding tape measure protein, translating into MADATRRVSVRLSLEDAARVKAGLREVGETGQRSLDQIKGGAERASRSLDLLDVAVRGLQIAGLAAAARAFVQAGDSLTQGLSRLQNATGSIERASEVYEALYRNALSTGVAVGESVSAFQRFSIAAREIGATSDQVVRLVGGLQRVAIVSGASTQEISSATLQLAQALASGVLQGDELRAILEAMPLLAEGLSRELGVSIGELRKLGSEGQLTAERVFPALLRATERLGAEFERAPLSLSRAFGQLTAATDTFLGQLDQAIGLSNGLARALAGTARVLDGIRRGAGLGLPGEVDADRRRQAEELRAAIARMEAENDGRDSLRPQPRRGSIRGGLVGTAQQQAGVDRAARLEELRRQYAELSEEITRGEQAAGERQRAEQEGAAAQAADSRRRRAAAEAEELRKQLDDRFRINSAYEERVRRLREAEAAGGLTAADRTRLETLALRERDQALQRIEGTTRRVATIPRPDREAEREINDLIRERERLIQNNETAYEKYQRRLETLGRLVERAERAGRPVPDETISREANAALEELERGQQRVQAATERTSSTARDLGLTFSSAFEDAIIKGEKLSKVMQGLLQDIARVIARRTITEPLGNAVTTALSGFSFGNLFSGLFRAEGGPVSAGQPYIVGERGPEWFVPSRSGTVLPNGTAPASGPVIHQTISIDARGADAGVEARLRLLAGQIARQASVMTLDAVRRGGTAYETVRG; encoded by the coding sequence ATGGCCGACGCCACCCGCCGCGTGTCGGTGCGCCTTTCGCTGGAGGACGCCGCCCGGGTCAAGGCCGGGCTGCGCGAGGTGGGCGAGACCGGCCAGCGCTCCCTCGACCAGATCAAGGGCGGCGCCGAGCGCGCCTCCCGCTCCCTCGACCTGCTGGACGTCGCTGTGCGCGGCCTGCAGATCGCGGGCCTCGCCGCCGCGGCGCGCGCCTTTGTCCAGGCCGGCGACAGCCTCACCCAGGGCCTGTCGCGCCTGCAAAACGCCACCGGCTCCATCGAGCGCGCCAGCGAGGTCTATGAGGCGCTGTACCGCAACGCACTCTCCACCGGCGTCGCCGTGGGCGAAAGCGTCTCCGCCTTCCAGCGCTTCTCCATCGCGGCGCGCGAGATCGGCGCCACCTCGGACCAGGTCGTGCGGCTGGTCGGCGGCCTGCAGCGCGTGGCCATCGTCTCCGGCGCGTCCACCCAGGAGATCTCCTCGGCCACGCTGCAGCTGGCCCAGGCGCTGGCCTCGGGCGTGCTGCAGGGCGATGAGCTGCGCGCCATCCTGGAAGCCATGCCGCTGCTGGCCGAGGGGCTGTCGCGCGAGCTCGGCGTCTCCATCGGCGAGCTGCGCAAGCTGGGCTCCGAGGGCCAGCTCACCGCCGAGCGGGTGTTTCCCGCCCTGCTGCGCGCCACCGAGCGCCTGGGCGCGGAGTTCGAGCGCGCGCCCTTGTCGCTCAGCCGCGCCTTTGGCCAGCTGACGGCGGCCACCGACACCTTTCTCGGCCAGCTCGACCAGGCCATCGGCCTGTCCAACGGCCTGGCGCGTGCCCTGGCCGGGACCGCGCGCGTGCTGGACGGCATTCGCCGCGGCGCCGGGCTGGGCCTGCCGGGCGAAGTGGATGCCGACCGCCGCCGCCAGGCCGAGGAGCTGCGCGCCGCCATCGCCCGGATGGAGGCGGAGAATGACGGCCGCGACAGCCTGCGCCCGCAGCCGCGCCGCGGCAGCATCCGCGGCGGGCTGGTCGGCACCGCCCAGCAGCAGGCCGGCGTCGACCGCGCCGCGCGGCTGGAGGAGCTGCGCCGGCAGTACGCCGAACTTTCGGAGGAGATCACCCGCGGCGAGCAGGCCGCCGGCGAGCGCCAGCGCGCCGAGCAGGAGGGCGCCGCTGCGCAAGCCGCCGACTCCCGCCGCCGCCGCGCCGCGGCCGAGGCCGAGGAACTCCGCAAGCAGCTGGACGACCGGTTCCGGATCAACAGCGCTTATGAGGAACGCGTCCGCCGCTTGCGCGAGGCCGAGGCCGCGGGCGGGCTCACCGCCGCCGACCGCACCCGCCTGGAAACCCTGGCGCTGCGCGAGCGCGACCAGGCGCTGCAGCGCATTGAGGGCACGACACGCCGCGTGGCCACGATCCCGCGCCCCGACCGTGAGGCGGAGCGCGAGATCAACGACCTGATCCGCGAGCGCGAGCGGCTCATCCAGAACAATGAGACCGCCTATGAGAAGTACCAGCGCCGGCTGGAGACGCTGGGCCGGCTGGTGGAGCGGGCGGAGCGGGCTGGCCGGCCGGTGCCGGACGAGACCATCTCGCGCGAGGCCAATGCCGCGCTGGAGGAGCTGGAGCGCGGCCAGCAGCGCGTGCAGGCGGCGACCGAGCGCACCAGCAGCACCGCGCGCGATCTCGGCCTGACCTTCAGCAGCGCCTTCGAGGACGCCATCATCAAGGGCGAGAAGCTGTCCAAGGTGATGCAGGGGCTGCTGCAGGACATCGCCCGGGTGATTGCCCGGCGCACCATCACCGAGCCGCTGGGCAATGCGGTCACCACCGCCCTATCGGGCTTCTCCTTCGGGAACCTGTTCTCCGGCCTGTTTCGGGCGGAGGGCGGGCCGGTCTCGGCGGGGCAGCCGTACATCGTCGGCGAGCGCGGGCCGGAGTGGTTCGTGCCCAGCCGGAGCGGCACCGTGCTGCCGAACGGCACCGCGCCGGCAAGCGGCCCGGTGATCCACCAGACCATCTCGATTGATGCGCGCGGCGCGGATGCAGGCGTCGAGGCGCGGCTGCGGCTGCTGGCGGGGCAGATCGCGCGCCAGGCCTCGGTGATGACGCTGGACGCGGTGCGCCGCGGCGGCACGGCCTATGAGACGGTGCGGGGGTAG